The Columba livia isolate bColLiv1 breed racing homer chromosome W, bColLiv1.pat.W.v2, whole genome shotgun sequence genome window below encodes:
- the LOC135577196 gene encoding ubiquitin-associated protein 1-like isoform X1, with the protein MASKKLGSDSHGPFSYLDDVPFKIGDKFKTPAKVGLPIGLCLTDSSQLVREAQYDFSLEKKTIVWAEDIKKIEAAQGEAELKAKVLMNSKTASEDSNKMGFSEGPCPQAMPPPINPILVSLQHNNILTPMPANSSAVKQKVLSPPNPKADFNPADFECEEDPFDKLELKTIDDKEELKNILEIHIGTTGPIVAQLLDNTLPKGVSESVLQDEEVLTSIERATLDFKPLHKPNGFITLPQLGNCENMSLSSKVSLSPVTSVSNIKSLSFPKLDSDENNQKSSKLMNAFHSTTCLCNGTLLSSLQTCAQSKASELNRHDMVGLSTLNENSGVETSTLSASSRLPSLAVSTVCTEQQSSQSTVTTVHSDYKETEIPVVMHPNFPVSEVPNNTSCTEQSGGPTPEQQQVLSISEKQWIETVVNMGYSPENVLKAMRKKGQNIDQVLDYLFAHGQLCEKGFDPLLVEAALEMHQCPEEKITELLQLMSQFKEMGFELKDIKEVLLLHKNDQHNALEDLMTRAGAS; encoded by the exons TATGACTtctcactggaaaagaaaacaatcgTGTGGGCTGAAGATATCAAAAAAATtgaagctgcccagggagaagCTGAACTCAAGGCAAAAGTGCTAATGAACTCAAAAACAGCTTCAGAGGACAGCAACAAAATGGGGTTCTCAGAGGGACCTTGTCCTCAGGCCATGCCTCCTCCTATTAACCCCATCCTCGTTAGCCTGCAGCACAATAATATTCTTACTCCCATGCCAGCCAACAGCAGTGCTGTGAAGCAAAAGGTTCTTAGTCCACCTAATCCAAAAGCAGACTTCAACCCAGCTGATTTTGAATGTGAAGAAGACCCATTTGACAAACTAGAATTAAAAACAATTGATGATaaggaggaattaaaaaatattcttgaaaTTCATATTGGTACTACTGGGCCTATTGTTGCCCAGCTATTGGATAATACTTTGCCCAAAGGAGTGTCTGAGTCTGTGTTGCAAGATGAGGAAGTTCTGACATCCATAGAAAGGGCCACGTTGGACTTCAAGCCCCTTCACAAACCCAATGGCTTTATCACTTTACCGCAGCTGGGAAACTGTGAAAATATGTCTTTGTCTTCCaaagtgtccctgtcccctgtcactTCAGTGAGCAATATAAAATCCCTGTCCTTTCCTAAACTTGACTCCGATGAGAACAATCAAAAATCATCAAAACTCATGAACGCTTTCCATAGCACTACCTGTCTCTGCAATGGCACTTTGCTCAGCTCTTTGCAGACCTGTGCTCAGAGTAAAGCTAGTGAACTGAACAGACACGATATGGTTGGTCTTTCCACCCTAAATGAGAACAGTGGCGTGGAGACATCAACATTATCTGCTTCATCCAGGCTGCCTTCCCTGGCTGTGTCAACAGTTTGTACAGAACAACAATCATCTCAAAGCACAGTGACTACG GTACACTCAGACtacaaggaaacagaaattcCTGTG GTAATGCACCCAAATTTCCCAGTGTCTGAAGTGCCCAATAAcaccagctgcacagagcagtcAGGTGGCCCCACTCCTGAACAACAGCAGGTCCTCTCCATTAGTGAGAAACAGTGGATAGAGACAGTCGTCAACATGGGGTACTCACCTGAGAACGTCTTGAAAGCCATGAGGAAGAAGGGACAGAACATAGACCAG GTTTTGGATTACCTGTTTGCTCATGGACAGCTTTGTGAGAAGGGCTTTGATCCACTTCTTGTTGAAGCAGCTTTGGAAATGCACCAGTGTCCAGAGGAGAAG ATCACAGAACTTCTCCAACTAATGAGTCAATTTAAAGAAATGGGCTTTGAACTGAAAGACATTAAGGAAGTCTTATTATTACATAAAAATGACCAACACAATGCTTTGGAAGATCTAATGACCCGTGCAGGAGCCAGCTGA
- the LOC135577196 gene encoding ubiquitin-associated protein 1-like isoform X2 translates to MNSKTASEDSNKMGFSEGPCPQAMPPPINPILVSLQHNNILTPMPANSSAVKQKVLSPPNPKADFNPADFECEEDPFDKLELKTIDDKEELKNILEIHIGTTGPIVAQLLDNTLPKGVSESVLQDEEVLTSIERATLDFKPLHKPNGFITLPQLGNCENMSLSSKVSLSPVTSVSNIKSLSFPKLDSDENNQKSSKLMNAFHSTTCLCNGTLLSSLQTCAQSKASELNRHDMVGLSTLNENSGVETSTLSASSRLPSLAVSTVCTEQQSSQSTVTTVHSDYKETEIPVVMHPNFPVSEVPNNTSCTEQSGGPTPEQQQVLSISEKQWIETVVNMGYSPENVLKAMRKKGQNIDQVLDYLFAHGQLCEKGFDPLLVEAALEMHQCPEEKITELLQLMSQFKEMGFELKDIKEVLLLHKNDQHNALEDLMTRAGAS, encoded by the exons ATGAACTCAAAAACAGCTTCAGAGGACAGCAACAAAATGGGGTTCTCAGAGGGACCTTGTCCTCAGGCCATGCCTCCTCCTATTAACCCCATCCTCGTTAGCCTGCAGCACAATAATATTCTTACTCCCATGCCAGCCAACAGCAGTGCTGTGAAGCAAAAGGTTCTTAGTCCACCTAATCCAAAAGCAGACTTCAACCCAGCTGATTTTGAATGTGAAGAAGACCCATTTGACAAACTAGAATTAAAAACAATTGATGATaaggaggaattaaaaaatattcttgaaaTTCATATTGGTACTACTGGGCCTATTGTTGCCCAGCTATTGGATAATACTTTGCCCAAAGGAGTGTCTGAGTCTGTGTTGCAAGATGAGGAAGTTCTGACATCCATAGAAAGGGCCACGTTGGACTTCAAGCCCCTTCACAAACCCAATGGCTTTATCACTTTACCGCAGCTGGGAAACTGTGAAAATATGTCTTTGTCTTCCaaagtgtccctgtcccctgtcactTCAGTGAGCAATATAAAATCCCTGTCCTTTCCTAAACTTGACTCCGATGAGAACAATCAAAAATCATCAAAACTCATGAACGCTTTCCATAGCACTACCTGTCTCTGCAATGGCACTTTGCTCAGCTCTTTGCAGACCTGTGCTCAGAGTAAAGCTAGTGAACTGAACAGACACGATATGGTTGGTCTTTCCACCCTAAATGAGAACAGTGGCGTGGAGACATCAACATTATCTGCTTCATCCAGGCTGCCTTCCCTGGCTGTGTCAACAGTTTGTACAGAACAACAATCATCTCAAAGCACAGTGACTACG GTACACTCAGACtacaaggaaacagaaattcCTGTG GTAATGCACCCAAATTTCCCAGTGTCTGAAGTGCCCAATAAcaccagctgcacagagcagtcAGGTGGCCCCACTCCTGAACAACAGCAGGTCCTCTCCATTAGTGAGAAACAGTGGATAGAGACAGTCGTCAACATGGGGTACTCACCTGAGAACGTCTTGAAAGCCATGAGGAAGAAGGGACAGAACATAGACCAG GTTTTGGATTACCTGTTTGCTCATGGACAGCTTTGTGAGAAGGGCTTTGATCCACTTCTTGTTGAAGCAGCTTTGGAAATGCACCAGTGTCCAGAGGAGAAG ATCACAGAACTTCTCCAACTAATGAGTCAATTTAAAGAAATGGGCTTTGAACTGAAAGACATTAAGGAAGTCTTATTATTACATAAAAATGACCAACACAATGCTTTGGAAGATCTAATGACCCGTGCAGGAGCCAGCTGA